From one Mycolicibacterium sp. HK-90 genomic stretch:
- the ftsX gene encoding permease-like cell division protein FtsX, protein MRFGFLVNEVLTGLRRNVTMTVAMILTTAISIGLFGGGLLVVRLADQSRDIYLDRVESQVFLTDDISANDPNCDAEACKALYRQIDDRDDVRSLRFLNREQAYDDAIKKFPQYKDVAGKDAFPASFIVKLNDPEQHEAFDKAMAGQPGVLNVLNQKDLIDRLFAVLDGLSSVAFAVALVQAIGAVLLIANMVQVAAYTRRTEIGIMRLVGATRWYTQLPFLVEAMIAALIGVVIAIVGLIVVRAVFLEKALDQFYQSNLIARVDYADVLYFSAPWMLFLGLAMSGITAYVTLRLYIRR, encoded by the coding sequence GTGCGCTTCGGCTTTCTCGTCAATGAAGTTCTGACCGGGCTTCGTCGCAACGTCACGATGACGGTGGCGATGATCCTGACCACCGCCATCTCGATCGGCTTGTTCGGTGGCGGTCTGCTGGTGGTCCGGTTGGCCGACCAGTCCCGGGACATCTACCTGGACCGCGTCGAGAGCCAGGTGTTCTTGACCGACGACATCTCGGCCAACGACCCCAACTGTGACGCCGAGGCGTGCAAGGCGCTGTACCGCCAGATCGACGACCGCGACGACGTCAGGTCGCTGCGCTTCCTCAATCGCGAGCAGGCCTACGACGACGCGATCAAGAAGTTCCCGCAGTACAAGGACGTGGCGGGCAAGGACGCCTTCCCGGCGTCGTTCATCGTCAAGCTCAACGACCCCGAGCAACACGAGGCGTTCGACAAGGCGATGGCCGGCCAGCCCGGTGTGCTCAACGTGCTCAACCAGAAAGACCTGATCGACCGGTTGTTCGCGGTGCTCGACGGGCTCAGTAGCGTCGCGTTCGCGGTGGCGCTGGTGCAGGCGATCGGCGCCGTGTTGTTGATCGCCAACATGGTTCAGGTGGCCGCGTACACGCGGCGCACGGAGATCGGGATCATGCGCCTGGTGGGCGCGACCCGCTGGTACACGCAGCTACCGTTCCTGGTCGAGGCGATGATCGCGGCCTTGATCGGTGTGGTGATCGCGATCGTGGGATTGATCGTGGTCAGAGCGGTGTTCCTGGAGAAGGCGCTCGACCAGTTTTATCAGTCGAATTTGATAGCCCGGGTCGACTACGCTGACGTGCTCTACTTCAGCGCACCGTGGATGCTGTTCCTCGGCCTGGCCATGTCCGGCATAACCGCGTATGTGACGCTGCGGCTCTATATACGAAGGTAG